Proteins from a genomic interval of Parvivirga hydrogeniphila:
- the nuoK gene encoding NADH-quinone oxidoreductase subunit NuoK: MIALGLSCALFSLGLYAVLSRRDVIGVLVGVEVMMGAGSLLLATLGAAAGAASGTVQAIGALLLVVAAGEAAVGLALLLALYRTSGRTRIDELNEVSG; encoded by the coding sequence ATGATCGCGCTTGGGCTTTCGTGCGCGCTGTTCTCGCTGGGGCTCTACGCGGTCCTGAGCAGACGGGACGTCATCGGCGTGCTCGTCGGCGTCGAGGTGATGATGGGCGCAGGCAGTCTGCTGCTCGCGACGCTCGGCGCGGCAGCGGGGGCAGCGTCCGGCACCGTGCAGGCGATCGGCGCGTTGCTGCTGGTGGTCGCGGCGGGCGAGGCCGCGGTAGGGCTCGCGCTCTTGCTGGCGCTGTACCGGACCTCAGGTCGCACCAGGATCGACGAGCTGAACGAGGTGAGCGGGTGA
- the nuoL gene encoding NADH-quinone oxidoreductase subunit L, whose amino-acid sequence MGVLAAAIGLPLALALVIALGGARAVRVTQVLALAGPIGALIAGVELVGRVRHGATVSLMGGGQSAGSATGVLFGFTGDALGALMLVVVGVVAACVVAFSWGYMAHETGRPRYFAVLMLFVAAMSILVLADNLVTLFVGWELVGACSYLLIGFWYRKPAATSAAIKAFMTTRVGDVAMLAGMALLWSRAQTLDFNGIFASVPTLPAGAVTASALLLFVGAAGKSAQFPLHIWLPDAMEGPTPISALIHAATMVAAGVFLVARTWPLFAASGAARTTMLGVGVLTAAYAAVVALAQTDMKKMLAYSTISQLGFMFAALGAGAWGAAMFHLTTHAAFKALLFLAAGSVIHGAATQDIRGMGGLARSMPVTAACWTAGALALSGWWPFAGFFSKDAVVAAVGEVSPFASAVLLATSAVTALYIWRATASAFFGEPRGEKHAHESGSTMTAPLVLLAAGALVLGWAGRPLLELVGAQEAHASAAMIASAVVAVAAGTAAAFAWSSRDAGRNEAFAAGRTWELLRSGLGVDGAIQAIAVRPVLAVARWVESTGDRRIIDWAAEGLGRAATAIGGALAALQTGETDVYASFVAVGFVVLSAIVLWAGGR is encoded by the coding sequence ATGGGCGTTCTTGCGGCTGCCATCGGGCTCCCGCTCGCTCTCGCGCTGGTCATCGCGCTTGGCGGTGCGCGAGCGGTGCGCGTCACGCAGGTGCTCGCGCTCGCAGGGCCGATCGGCGCTCTGATCGCCGGCGTCGAGCTCGTGGGCCGGGTGCGCCACGGCGCCACGGTCTCGCTCATGGGGGGAGGGCAGAGCGCAGGATCCGCGACGGGCGTCCTGTTCGGCTTCACCGGAGACGCGCTCGGTGCGCTCATGCTTGTTGTGGTCGGCGTGGTCGCGGCGTGCGTCGTCGCGTTCTCGTGGGGCTACATGGCTCACGAAACGGGGCGTCCGCGGTACTTCGCAGTGCTGATGCTGTTTGTGGCGGCGATGTCGATCCTCGTGCTCGCCGACAACCTCGTGACGCTCTTCGTGGGATGGGAGCTCGTCGGGGCGTGCTCGTACCTGCTCATCGGCTTCTGGTACCGCAAGCCGGCCGCGACGAGCGCGGCGATCAAGGCCTTCATGACGACACGCGTGGGCGACGTGGCGATGCTCGCCGGCATGGCGCTTCTGTGGAGCCGCGCACAGACGCTCGACTTCAACGGGATCTTCGCCTCGGTCCCGACGCTGCCCGCGGGCGCGGTGACCGCGTCAGCGCTGCTCCTGTTCGTCGGAGCGGCGGGGAAATCAGCGCAGTTCCCGCTCCACATCTGGTTGCCGGACGCGATGGAAGGACCGACGCCGATCTCCGCGCTCATACACGCCGCGACGATGGTGGCTGCGGGCGTCTTCCTCGTGGCTCGCACGTGGCCGCTCTTCGCGGCGAGCGGCGCTGCGCGGACGACCATGTTGGGGGTGGGGGTGCTGACGGCGGCGTACGCGGCGGTCGTGGCCTTGGCGCAAACGGACATGAAGAAGATGCTCGCGTACTCCACGATAAGCCAGCTCGGGTTCATGTTCGCGGCGCTCGGCGCTGGAGCGTGGGGCGCGGCGATGTTCCACCTGACGACGCACGCCGCGTTCAAGGCGCTGCTGTTCTTGGCGGCGGGCAGCGTCATCCATGGGGCTGCGACGCAAGACATCCGCGGGATGGGCGGGCTTGCACGGTCCATGCCGGTGACGGCCGCCTGCTGGACGGCGGGCGCTCTGGCGCTCTCGGGCTGGTGGCCGTTCGCGGGATTCTTCTCGAAAGACGCTGTCGTGGCGGCCGTGGGCGAGGTCTCGCCATTCGCCTCAGCAGTGCTCCTCGCGACGAGCGCAGTGACTGCGTTGTACATCTGGCGCGCGACGGCCTCCGCGTTCTTCGGCGAGCCGCGCGGCGAGAAGCACGCGCACGAGTCAGGCAGCACGATGACGGCGCCGCTGGTGCTGCTCGCAGCGGGGGCCCTCGTGCTGGGATGGGCAGGCAGGCCGCTGCTCGAGCTCGTAGGCGCGCAGGAGGCGCACGCGAGCGCAGCGATGATCGCGAGCGCCGTGGTAGCGGTCGCTGCTGGCACTGCTGCCGCGTTCGCGTGGTCCTCGCGTGACGCTGGGCGCAATGAGGCCTTCGCGGCCGGCCGGACGTGGGAGCTCCTGCGAAGCGGACTTGGCGTGGACGGAGCGATCCAGGCGATCGCGGTCCGGCCGGTGTTGGCAGTGGCTCGCTGGGTGGAAAGCACCGGGGATCGTCGCATCATCGATTGGGCGGCCGAGGGGCTCGGCAGGGCCGCGACCGCGATCGGCGGTGCGCTGGCTGCGCTCCAGACCGGTGAGACGGACGTCTACGCGTCGTTCGTGGCGGTCGGTTTCGTCGTGCTTTCCGCGATCGTGCTGTGGGCAGGAGGGCGGTGA
- a CDS encoding complex I subunit 4 family protein, protein MTVTLLALIVLPFAGALVVALAGERVVRSRALALAVALVECAVATLAIADMAGRSVPSLSWAPGGVLGAVPLSLGLDGLSAPLVALTAGLSLVAVLASWGVEDRPRAHHALLLALEGAVVAVFLAADLVMFYVAWEAVLIPMYFLIGLWGHEHRQHAAMKFFLFTFVGSALMLVGILIVISNLGTTVLADVPRVLPRTTQNLVFWLMAAGMLVKLPAFPLHTWLPDAHVEAPTAGSIMLAGVLLKMGGYGLMRVAAPLAPAAFADAAPVLFALGAIGVVYGALAALAQTDLKRLVAYSSVAHMGFVLVALAAGSESGYVAAMLVMVSHGLVAGLSFFLVGSLAERTHTRSIPDIGGLATTIPRWSVVFVFAALASLGLPALSGFPGELLSVLEGFRVFGWWTLAVIVGVLLAATYNLYAVRSVVYGEPMECWASLTDIGAREMLAAAPLVAGIVALGVWPRILTAVTAPAAQAIVLLIQGGAR, encoded by the coding sequence GTGACGGTGACGCTCCTTGCGCTGATCGTGCTTCCGTTCGCAGGCGCCCTCGTCGTCGCGCTTGCCGGCGAGCGGGTCGTCCGGTCGCGAGCGCTCGCGCTCGCAGTCGCGCTCGTCGAATGCGCTGTGGCGACCCTGGCCATCGCGGACATGGCAGGCCGCTCGGTACCGTCGCTGTCGTGGGCGCCCGGAGGCGTCCTGGGCGCTGTCCCGCTCTCGCTCGGGCTCGATGGGCTGAGCGCCCCGCTCGTGGCGCTCACTGCGGGTCTCTCGCTTGTCGCCGTCCTCGCGTCGTGGGGAGTCGAGGATCGGCCGCGAGCGCACCACGCGCTGCTGCTCGCGCTGGAAGGCGCTGTGGTGGCAGTCTTCCTCGCAGCAGACCTCGTCATGTTCTATGTGGCCTGGGAAGCGGTGCTCATCCCGATGTACTTCTTGATCGGTCTGTGGGGACACGAGCACCGCCAGCACGCGGCGATGAAGTTCTTCCTCTTCACGTTCGTGGGCTCGGCGCTCATGCTCGTGGGGATCCTCATCGTGATAAGCAACCTCGGCACGACGGTGTTGGCCGACGTCCCGCGGGTGCTTCCACGCACGACGCAGAACCTCGTGTTCTGGCTGATGGCAGCCGGCATGCTCGTGAAGCTGCCCGCGTTCCCGCTACACACCTGGCTTCCGGACGCCCACGTGGAAGCTCCCACCGCCGGCTCGATCATGCTCGCTGGAGTGCTGCTCAAGATGGGCGGATACGGCCTGATGCGTGTGGCCGCACCGCTTGCGCCGGCCGCATTCGCGGACGCAGCGCCTGTCCTCTTCGCGCTCGGGGCGATCGGCGTCGTGTACGGTGCGCTGGCAGCGCTCGCACAGACCGACCTGAAGCGCCTCGTCGCGTACTCGTCTGTCGCACACATGGGATTCGTGCTCGTCGCGCTTGCCGCTGGTTCTGAGAGCGGGTATGTCGCCGCGATGCTCGTCATGGTGAGCCACGGGCTTGTGGCCGGCCTGTCGTTCTTCCTGGTGGGTTCGCTCGCTGAACGGACGCACACGAGGAGCATCCCCGATATTGGAGGTCTGGCGACGACGATCCCGCGCTGGTCGGTCGTCTTCGTGTTCGCGGCCCTGGCCAGTCTGGGGCTTCCAGCACTGTCGGGGTTCCCAGGCGAGCTCCTGTCGGTCCTGGAGGGGTTCCGGGTCTTCGGGTGGTGGACGCTGGCCGTCATCGTGGGCGTTCTTCTAGCAGCGACCTACAATCTGTACGCCGTGCGATCGGTCGTCTACGGAGAACCGATGGAGTGCTGGGCGTCACTGACTGACATCGGAGCGCGCGAGATGCTGGCGGCTGCCCCGCTCGTGGCGGGCATCGTCGCGCTCGGCGTGTGGCCGAGAATCCTCACTGCGGTGACCGCGCCGGCGGCGCAGGCGATCGTGCTGCTGATCCAAGGGGGTGCGCGGTGA
- a CDS encoding NADH-quinone oxidoreductase subunit N has product MSALSSISGMLWLPGAAVLAAGAAALLVDAFGRPGLGTALVGAAAVLASVLCAASASDGTIAEVVPGILGGGGLAGAAAVIYLLSAASLVTGLRNVPGSRRGGVAALIGVAAVASQALAGAADALVMAIALETIAIASFGIVAAGRGKASREVAIRYFVQASVAVGLLVFGLAGIVGLGGGATGYNELVQAMSSAPAAAASVLGVLLLAALAFKAGAFPFHSWVPDVYGVLEPEAAVFVAGAPKIAAVLALWLLFARSVWAGEAFRNVSVAIGVAAAASIIVGNFGALKQRDLGRMLGYSAIAQVGYALIGVSSRAVGTPLLVVSYAAAVAVAFGCLAALRSEAGDQATLESVAGVALKRPVLAGTTAVAMLSLTGVPLTVGFLGKLFVFYGAVSGGWTWLALIGAIGSVVSFGYYGRVIQAMYFAEPIAAPDETSQSGAAPFDSASPSPTGRARVWPFAILAAMLVAAGTVPLVTGFEWLLRLFTV; this is encoded by the coding sequence GTGAGCGCCCTGTCGAGCATAAGCGGCATGCTGTGGCTTCCCGGCGCAGCGGTGCTTGCGGCCGGTGCTGCAGCACTCCTCGTGGATGCGTTCGGGCGACCTGGGCTCGGCACGGCGCTCGTCGGTGCCGCTGCTGTGCTGGCGTCCGTGCTGTGTGCCGCGAGCGCCTCGGACGGGACCATCGCCGAAGTAGTGCCGGGCATCCTTGGCGGCGGAGGGCTCGCGGGCGCGGCCGCCGTGATCTACCTCCTCTCAGCAGCGTCGCTCGTGACGGGGCTGCGGAACGTGCCTGGATCCCGTCGCGGCGGGGTCGCCGCGCTGATCGGTGTGGCGGCGGTGGCGTCCCAAGCGCTCGCCGGTGCTGCAGATGCGCTCGTCATGGCCATCGCGCTCGAGACCATCGCCATCGCGAGTTTCGGGATCGTGGCCGCTGGCCGCGGGAAGGCATCGCGCGAAGTCGCGATCCGGTACTTCGTACAGGCGTCGGTGGCCGTCGGACTCCTCGTCTTCGGCCTTGCGGGCATCGTCGGCCTCGGGGGAGGCGCCACCGGCTACAACGAGCTCGTGCAGGCGATGTCGTCTGCGCCTGCCGCCGCGGCAAGCGTCCTCGGCGTGCTGCTCTTGGCCGCCCTCGCGTTCAAGGCCGGTGCATTCCCGTTCCACTCGTGGGTTCCCGACGTGTACGGGGTTCTCGAGCCGGAAGCCGCCGTGTTCGTCGCAGGCGCACCGAAGATCGCCGCGGTCCTCGCGCTGTGGTTGCTGTTCGCACGAAGCGTGTGGGCAGGCGAGGCGTTCCGCAACGTGAGCGTCGCGATCGGTGTCGCCGCTGCCGCATCGATCATCGTCGGCAACTTCGGTGCTCTCAAGCAGCGCGATCTCGGCAGGATGCTCGGCTATTCGGCGATCGCACAGGTCGGATACGCGCTTATCGGTGTTTCCTCCCGAGCAGTCGGCACCCCGCTTCTCGTCGTCTCATATGCGGCGGCCGTCGCTGTGGCGTTCGGGTGCCTCGCAGCGCTCAGGTCCGAAGCGGGGGATCAGGCCACGCTCGAGAGCGTTGCTGGCGTGGCGTTGAAGCGTCCCGTCCTGGCTGGGACGACCGCCGTTGCCATGCTTTCCCTTACGGGCGTGCCGCTGACGGTCGGGTTCCTCGGCAAACTGTTCGTGTTCTACGGCGCCGTCTCAGGGGGCTGGACGTGGCTCGCGCTCATCGGCGCGATCGGCTCCGTCGTGTCCTTCGGCTACTACGGACGGGTCATCCAAGCGATGTACTTCGCTGAGCCTATTGCGGCACCGGATGAAACGTCGCAGAGCGGCGCTGCACCGTTCGACTCAGCATCGCCATCGCCTACCGGTCGCGCACGCGTGTGGCCGTTCGCGATACTGGCAGCGATGCTCGTCGCGGCGGGAACAGTCCCGCTCGTGACCGGTTTCGAGTGGCTGCTTCGCCTGTTCACGGTGTAG
- a CDS encoding GspE/PulE family protein — translation MAYTREKLGEILIRAGLITQEQLDAALAVQAVEGGKLGQILVRQLVLDEDEIAQTLAEQKGLEYVRLTSFPIDREAVTQIPERLARRRLVIPIAYRGDALVLAMADPLDVEALDDVRLRSGREVVPVVATPTQIQYAIEKYLASADALQDVVEAVPEDEEETVAVEEDAPVVRLVNQIIREAVVDGASDIHVEPGEHAVRVRFRVDGVLHERMQLPLSVRPGLTSRVKIMADMDISERRRPQDGRIAVTVNGRPVDIRVATLPTPAGESIVLRILNHDVSLKTLEDLGMGADHLETMRRFLARPWGAVLVSGPTGSGKTTTLYAGISRINEPARKIITIEDPIEYRIAGITQMSVNPGIGLTFAALLRTVLRADPDVVLVGEIRDPETAEIAIRAALTGHLVLSSIHTNDAPSALTRLVDMDVEPYITSSALVGVVAQRLARRLCPTCKKRYKVTPETALAAGFSEEEVGSGLRLYKAVGCDECAGTGYRGRVGLFEIMEMDEDLQRLFLREAPAEQLRVAALQAGMRSLRRDALDKVKAGVTSLDEVARVVV, via the coding sequence GTGGCCTACACGCGAGAGAAGCTCGGTGAGATCCTCATCAGAGCCGGCCTAATCACTCAAGAGCAGCTGGACGCAGCGCTGGCGGTGCAAGCGGTCGAGGGCGGCAAGCTCGGGCAGATCCTCGTGCGGCAGCTCGTGCTGGACGAGGACGAGATCGCGCAGACGCTCGCAGAGCAGAAGGGCCTTGAATACGTGCGCCTGACGTCGTTCCCGATCGACAGGGAGGCGGTCACGCAGATTCCTGAGAGGCTCGCACGCCGGAGGCTCGTGATCCCCATCGCGTACCGCGGCGACGCGCTGGTGCTCGCCATGGCAGATCCGCTTGACGTCGAGGCCCTCGACGACGTACGGCTGCGCTCCGGGCGCGAGGTGGTGCCGGTCGTGGCGACGCCGACGCAGATCCAGTACGCGATCGAGAAGTACCTGGCCTCAGCAGACGCGCTCCAAGACGTGGTAGAGGCAGTGCCGGAGGACGAGGAAGAGACGGTTGCAGTCGAAGAGGACGCGCCTGTCGTGCGGCTCGTCAATCAGATCATCCGTGAGGCGGTCGTGGACGGTGCGAGCGACATCCACGTCGAGCCAGGCGAGCATGCGGTCCGCGTCCGCTTCCGGGTGGACGGCGTCCTGCACGAACGCATGCAGCTGCCGCTCTCGGTGCGGCCCGGCCTGACGTCGCGTGTGAAGATCATGGCCGACATGGACATCTCGGAGCGCCGACGGCCACAGGACGGCAGGATCGCCGTCACCGTGAACGGTCGGCCTGTCGACATCCGGGTGGCGACCCTCCCGACGCCTGCGGGAGAAAGCATCGTCCTTCGCATCCTCAACCACGATGTGAGCCTGAAGACGCTCGAGGACCTGGGGATGGGCGCCGACCACCTTGAGACGATGCGCCGGTTCCTCGCCCGCCCTTGGGGAGCGGTGCTCGTCTCTGGGCCCACCGGCTCGGGCAAGACGACCACTCTGTACGCGGGGATATCGCGTATCAACGAGCCCGCCCGGAAGATCATCACCATCGAAGACCCGATCGAATACCGGATCGCTGGCATCACGCAGATGAGCGTGAATCCTGGCATCGGCCTCACGTTCGCTGCGCTCCTTCGCACGGTGCTCCGTGCCGACCCGGACGTGGTCCTGGTAGGCGAGATCCGCGACCCCGAGACGGCCGAGATCGCTATCAGGGCGGCCCTCACAGGACACCTTGTGCTCTCGTCTATCCACACGAACGACGCCCCCTCGGCCCTCACTCGGCTGGTCGACATGGACGTGGAGCCGTACATCACCTCGTCGGCTCTCGTCGGCGTCGTCGCGCAGCGTCTGGCGAGGCGGTTGTGCCCCACGTGCAAGAAGCGCTACAAGGTGACGCCGGAGACCGCTCTCGCTGCCGGGTTCAGCGAAGAGGAGGTCGGTTCGGGGCTTCGGCTGTACAAGGCGGTGGGGTGCGACGAGTGCGCGGGCACGGGGTACCGCGGCCGCGTCGGGTTGTTCGAGATCATGGAGATGGACGAGGACCTGCAGCGCTTGTTCTTGCGAGAGGCGCCCGCGGAGCAGCTGCGCGTCGCTGCGCTCCAGGCGGGGATGCGCTCGCTTCGTCGAGACGCGCTCGACAAGGTGAAAGCGGGTGTGACCTCCCTAGACGAGGTCGCCCGCGTCGTCGTGTGA
- a CDS encoding phosphopentomutase: protein MDSVGVRAPRAIVVVLDSVGAGALPDAAAYGDEGSNTLANTARAVGGLRMPNLGRMGLGNVTEVLGVPPTDDPEASWGKCRERSAGKDTTTGHWEMMGLVLERPFPTYPDGFPDEVIEEFVRRTGVPGVLGNKAASGTEIIQEYGDEHVKSGKPIVYTSADSVFQVAAHEEAFGLERLYEVCAIAREMLTGEHCVGRVIARPFVGPHESGLYVRTHRRRDYAVRPFEPTVLDVLRENGHRVFGVGKIGDIFAWQGVDSSPHVTDNMDALDKLLEEVRRPDDGFVFANLVDFDMLWGHRNDAEAYARGLEAVDARIPGILDAMVPGDLLIITADHGCDPTTPSTDHSREYTPLIAKIKGIDAGRDLGTRTTFGDIGETVLDFYGLAGACGRGTSFLDEVRGAGS, encoded by the coding sequence GTGGACAGTGTCGGAGTGCGCGCGCCGCGCGCGATCGTCGTGGTGCTCGACAGCGTGGGCGCGGGGGCCTTGCCCGATGCCGCTGCGTACGGCGACGAGGGATCCAACACGCTTGCGAACACCGCGCGAGCGGTCGGTGGGTTGCGCATGCCGAACCTCGGACGAATGGGTCTCGGCAACGTGACGGAGGTCCTCGGCGTTCCGCCCACGGACGACCCGGAGGCATCGTGGGGCAAATGTCGCGAGCGGTCTGCCGGAAAGGACACCACGACTGGCCACTGGGAGATGATGGGGCTCGTGCTCGAGCGCCCGTTCCCGACATACCCGGACGGTTTCCCCGATGAGGTGATCGAGGAGTTCGTGCGCAGGACGGGTGTGCCGGGAGTGCTCGGCAACAAGGCGGCGAGCGGCACGGAGATCATCCAGGAGTACGGAGACGAACACGTCAAGAGCGGCAAGCCTATCGTCTACACCTCAGCCGACTCGGTGTTTCAGGTGGCCGCGCACGAAGAGGCGTTCGGGCTGGAGAGGCTGTACGAGGTGTGCGCCATCGCTCGCGAGATGCTGACGGGAGAGCACTGCGTCGGGCGCGTGATCGCGCGTCCGTTCGTGGGTCCGCACGAGTCCGGGCTGTACGTGAGGACGCACCGCCGCCGCGACTACGCGGTGAGGCCCTTCGAGCCGACAGTGCTCGACGTCCTGCGCGAGAACGGCCACCGGGTGTTCGGGGTAGGCAAGATCGGTGACATCTTCGCATGGCAGGGCGTGGACTCCTCGCCGCACGTGACGGACAACATGGACGCGCTCGACAAGCTCCTCGAGGAGGTCCGGCGGCCTGACGACGGCTTCGTGTTCGCGAATCTGGTCGATTTCGACATGCTGTGGGGGCATCGCAACGATGCTGAAGCGTACGCGCGAGGTCTTGAGGCCGTGGACGCGCGGATTCCCGGAATCCTGGACGCAATGGTCCCTGGCGACCTGCTCATCATCACAGCCGATCACGGCTGCGATCCCACGACGCCGTCGACCGACCACAGTCGGGAGTACACGCCGTTGATTGCGAAGATCAAGGGCATCGATGCGGGTCGCGACCTCGGCACGCGTACGACCTTCGGAGACATCGGCGAGACCGTGCTGGATTTCTACGGCCTTGCCGGAGCGTGCGGTCGTGGAACGTCGTTTCTCGATGAGGTGAGGGGAGCCGGTTCGTGA
- a CDS encoding thymidine phosphorylase, whose product MRSIVELIEWKRDGNRHTEADIARIVEAFTSGEMPDYQMAAWLMAAFLRGLDGDETVWLTRAMRDSGRVVDLSSVDAPVADKHSTGGVGDKTTLVLAPLVASCGVAVAKMSGRGLGHTGGTLDKLESIPGFSVEMDVEDFVEQVRRVGIAVIAQSPEICPADKKMYALRDVTGTVPSIPLIVSSILSKKAAGGASAIVLDVKTGSGAFMKTEEEARALARELQRVGRALGLKVQCVVSDMDQPLGRAVGNALEVCEAVRTLHGEGPEDLTELCLELGARMLRLAGVVVHDAEGRSRVEQALADGSALEAFRRWVAAQGGDPRVADDPEVLPRSDYSTVLSAERDGFVVGFDAEAVGRAAVALGAGRETKEDRVDPGAGIVLAVKRGDRVVRGDAIATLYASSVERLEMGLERLREAVRVASELPAPSALFHEV is encoded by the coding sequence GTGAGAAGCATCGTCGAGCTTATCGAGTGGAAGCGCGACGGCAACCGGCATACGGAAGCCGACATCGCGCGTATCGTTGAGGCGTTCACCAGCGGCGAGATGCCTGATTACCAGATGGCGGCCTGGCTGATGGCGGCGTTCCTGCGCGGGCTGGACGGAGACGAGACCGTGTGGCTGACGCGCGCCATGCGCGATTCCGGTCGCGTCGTGGACCTCAGCAGCGTGGATGCGCCGGTCGCAGACAAACACTCGACCGGCGGCGTCGGTGACAAGACGACCCTCGTGCTCGCGCCGCTCGTGGCGTCCTGCGGCGTCGCGGTCGCCAAGATGAGCGGTCGCGGACTCGGCCATACAGGGGGCACGCTGGACAAACTGGAATCGATCCCGGGGTTCAGCGTCGAGATGGACGTTGAAGACTTCGTCGAGCAGGTGCGGCGCGTGGGCATCGCGGTGATCGCCCAAAGCCCCGAGATCTGCCCCGCAGACAAGAAGATGTACGCGCTTCGGGACGTGACGGGCACCGTTCCGAGCATACCGCTCATCGTGAGCTCCATCCTGTCGAAGAAGGCCGCGGGGGGCGCGTCGGCCATCGTGCTCGACGTGAAGACCGGCTCGGGCGCGTTCATGAAGACGGAAGAGGAGGCGCGCGCGTTGGCTCGCGAGCTGCAGCGGGTCGGCCGGGCACTGGGGCTCAAGGTGCAGTGCGTCGTGAGCGACATGGACCAGCCGCTCGGACGCGCTGTCGGGAATGCGCTCGAGGTGTGCGAGGCCGTGCGCACGCTGCACGGCGAGGGGCCGGAGGACCTCACAGAGCTGTGTCTTGAGCTCGGGGCCCGCATGCTGCGGCTTGCCGGCGTCGTCGTGCATGACGCAGAGGGCCGATCGCGCGTCGAGCAGGCGCTGGCCGACGGCAGCGCGCTCGAGGCCTTCCGGCGCTGGGTGGCCGCGCAAGGCGGCGACCCGCGTGTGGCTGACGATCCGGAGGTCCTCCCGCGCTCGGATTACTCCACGGTCCTTTCTGCGGAACGCGACGGATTCGTCGTAGGGTTCGACGCCGAGGCGGTCGGAAGGGCGGCGGTCGCTCTCGGCGCCGGTCGGGAGACGAAGGAGGACCGCGTGGACCCGGGCGCAGGGATCGTGCTCGCCGTGAAGCGGGGAGACCGGGTCGTGCGCGGCGATGCGATCGCGACGCTGTACGCGTCGAGCGTCGAGCGCCTGGAGATGGGTCTGGAGCGCCTGCGTGAAGCAGTGCGCGTCGCATCTGAGCTGCCCGCGCCGTCTGCGCTCTTCCACGAGGTGTGA